One region of Synechococcus elongatus PCC 11801 genomic DNA includes:
- a CDS encoding lysylphosphatidylglycerol synthase transmembrane domain-containing protein, which produces MTPATPPPSTITSQRWIVPLLLVTVLLNLGLILWGGWQTIWQQLRQIPFAFYPLSALILCCGYGIGFWRWHTYLQVLDHWLPIRPSLRIFLGSLALTASPGRAGESIKSLWLRQQFGVSAARSLAGLVCERLCDLLAALLIVGLGLSARLGAGFWWACLGLAIALFLILGQPQRLQAWAERFGGRSRRRKGLERLAHLLFSARRLLQPRYLAGGLLVSVAIWSLEGVVLYGCFQVLQAETINLPTAILIRAAMGLGGVLTLLPGGLGGAEAASISLALLYGADRDQAIAATVLIRLLTLWFPIAIGWVALHRQSRTLKSLALSPLPEPDADQSPKSPR; this is translated from the coding sequence TTGACTCCTGCGACCCCACCGCCCTCGACGATAACTAGCCAGCGCTGGATTGTACCGCTGCTGTTGGTTACAGTGCTGCTCAATCTGGGGCTGATACTCTGGGGCGGTTGGCAGACGATTTGGCAACAGCTCCGCCAGATCCCGTTCGCCTTTTATCCGCTCAGTGCACTGATCCTCTGTTGTGGCTATGGCATCGGTTTTTGGCGCTGGCATACCTACCTGCAGGTGCTCGATCACTGGTTACCCATCCGCCCCAGCCTACGGATTTTTTTGGGCAGTTTGGCGCTGACTGCCTCACCGGGGCGAGCAGGGGAATCGATCAAATCGCTCTGGTTGCGGCAGCAATTCGGCGTTTCAGCGGCGCGATCGCTGGCGGGTCTGGTCTGTGAACGGCTCTGCGATCTGCTGGCGGCTCTGCTGATTGTGGGGCTGGGGCTCTCAGCCCGACTCGGGGCAGGCTTTTGGTGGGCTTGCTTGGGGCTCGCGATCGCCCTATTTCTAATCCTCGGCCAGCCTCAACGTCTGCAAGCGTGGGCTGAACGCTTTGGTGGGCGTTCGCGGCGGCGTAAAGGCTTAGAGCGCTTGGCGCATCTCCTGTTCAGTGCCCGTCGCTTGCTACAGCCGCGTTACTTAGCCGGTGGACTGCTTGTCTCGGTCGCCATTTGGTCACTCGAAGGGGTAGTGCTCTACGGCTGTTTTCAGGTGTTGCAAGCGGAAACGATCAATCTGCCGACGGCCATCCTGATTCGGGCAGCCATGGGTTTGGGCGGAGTGTTGACGTTGCTGCCGGGCGGCTTGGGCGGTGCGGAAGCTGCTTCGATCTCCTTGGCACTCCTCTACGGGGCCGATCGCGATCAAGCGATCGCCGCGACCGTGCTAATACGCCTGCTGACTCTCTGGTTCCCGATCGCGATCGGCTGGGTTGCCTTGCATCGCCAAAGTCGCACCCTTAAATCTCTCGCGTTGTCTCCTCTCCCTGAACCCGATGCTGACCAGTCGCCAAAATCCCCTCGCTAA